A single region of the Leishmania panamensis strain MHOM/PA/94/PSC-1 chromosome 23 sequence genome encodes:
- a CDS encoding hypothetical protein (TriTrypDB/GeneDB-style sysID: LpmP.23.1060), whose translation MEPHPPAMNRSKAAHTALFSPHTVDSTSHGVLVERRSHHEGGGHDAFRERGQIVSQPGPPLQLSTRRLQVFSYVLAELSSATTLLPDYTKAILNLSRRLVGAWQSVTAAAVARTRYEHALVWAAHQCKSTEASALRASSSAKTTLEGCRVFGATLRRSSQRQARAKKKRRCSVPVTAAAATSSLSPSATASLFGLASSSHKRRRLTREATPAAASVGATAVDRIVEKPPPHSNAPSDDGPLGPPNVGSPRSSSKQRRADVTATSPSPSLSDRRRGVRHDRAAHKRHHQFVQRMLLQLWLDAQEAEDKAGQHVEYIRALVVNALYQQYLQVTVEASYHDLALYRWLSPLLFSAYRGGLEAGGQAWFRHGRHLRHRSALAHPESGSLQRARQHQAAVQVVADLRLLLRVLGRARISASPSRDTRVYSGGDDGDSGVVIASLAMENRSSPSLPVPPPTTTAQGGACSEDCASFATVGGVAAAVANSEGSNSDGASARWTASADGSRGSSELSPSDGFDDHTLAVPMPLQSFLQACLSFDPTHCAFTLMSRCVVLAQHVRCGDDEQTVSSPAPPSGKGARQKVHSGVGRVDEGVADGVDGEEPPREYFGLFYVVIARRAVGACACTAMCFGNHKFIFVCCHDTEVLLRGAMMTTESDEGVCEGSEASTAATVEEEERHFAHVSPLSAKATATASTSNETSEGAEKLAGDGARAEFSASTSSTLAMTATIKGRPSRFHLSCLHPHRPRMDKSTPSSRVRGISALKAHDVHRLKRSAKGNRGGGGGGLVGEVGPSRGAPPSPHRSAPPSDVLQSTPSRQPYSLTPPFFSPESDEVTPTATTAGRGVTLGIAALSSSIVTAKLWERSVTRQVPSPHVKRAPTQALLATQDSPSTDSASAAAPCRGYTAANTVPTSPASTQGMVTDISSVAPVSGASLQSRTAGEGSTSTCPTLGPLLREATSAFLEDDAVADEEGTDSEYSCASAPNSLHKGCSRYVVNGRLATHYTGSATRLMSNSELFSCQTSSSTPLSFSSSVADTFSDGEEEEDADAVDRGRHLQPNHGLTTEHRDRIPKGDDEGGTAEDATAEDSDDVFSGGGSPVFVVMHSPLCSCGVEDMAKESDRTAASATTASPSFTATTTPDFFEPSHLRQYQSDMPLGDSIKGLSRLFSVSYEPYMDFPFLYFEQRVLLPPGSGHERRVGGRRSGGDGYTVAHSRSPLVGSGRMSPSRTSPSARAAEAVDTQFGGACPRAHGTDVEAAAVAHEVTVTVQDADVPLMGAVASTTPDPERDEQCNFAHEKPAGMPKGTSSCHPQHTLCAADTSAVEPSEGDLAYAAELYARLQFWSLRGQDRSAYIDSSWSQQLSHVRPEGAEWTAASASPSLAGNVEDLEGWAEFNGQEPTAPWPSHTTGVDAPRRVHHGMSHGALGAGERGKLASGAILQSSLNSSVNTSEADEVSDIIRLPFRLLHCTVGTVEFAEEAELAAPRAGARVRKRRRAARAEGRQTKRRPTAAEDRDTTEEEEDDPSGKEEPVCAEERERFPHLPSFMTVNARGKELLFEALRESTEVVVCGVRESRAHTGYHDVLHQRCPSQPLSTSMPTVPETKASVCPEGDGNSVGYAPRACAAAVATSGTPLKSTWVTAVSPWTVAAAAVQGCGFRVATGTLSRDERNPFAFDTHRQLGARGIVCWSQGNISHKEEDGNTPMDASGDETVMSMAAPAGDSASHGVEGATGGATHHRDHMYCSDSSHMPKWRWPRLPANDHKQWRCELLKSEFRLARSRCLDCLLVDHTHGRPIAAITLAPRSWTQTSFGSALDAAYNDDCDGIGEKTLPRRCAGRRRADTKATDVPSPQDVVQRTTYVVIGFTHYVAPLWRHLREEKAVLVDMDRTLIDNAITVRSAAERQRHLRHVHRVVEAADGVAGAANPCVLWRRPTAATSSALFADAPFRVGRNDAPQLTAEELAESMARGVDEQQESVLYRSSSRGHHHHHRSFSSSNQLTETVEDNGVLRPTIRHRPLHSRQSAPSHTPATAGNTSAFSSGGLLHCFMRRTASQRQSLGIVHYEECGAIKYDAGSLPASDLGLGADSSFKSGPNHSRRTCESDDAESVSSASSTDADALRLSYEKSAATSATTAAPTAAATPPTRYFFDVVYVRPGVRQFLYRAATQWNIPVVLVTKSSRSRTEAILRQVLDPHRVLFPDMRSSVVTADEMLHWCDGEAVCHDAADRGKEACREADVGFGDPVGRLAVHQSSSAASRSPDAAKAYFAPPHTTEAISTAERIARSRKGALRVVQFVLDAVAMTAARHAWRAPAWCDWPNRLPKPRSIAVLDDAPQVWEESDWRCTVHVAPYTLSRVDPRAYFSRRGYATSLVLSCLYGSKCLVCGEGVLRLPERQGTETETSLSSPHSPSTSLSGPESRELRAYRWPHCVCVCPPDHLRDIARTEEGVPVGYTSTSYGAATASDLSASARAILRALLWRMSGKAAVCSSQKPLLLPSIEDSVTTEQARGGEGHVGARYRGYRRRRRHRSRADDLDATMAPVSEEGAITVSATADREARRKMAGPATVARTAASRHVGMSTRPRHFDTFDTEGITSPPSSSLSVFSSASSHTFASASTSERSSLTSLSSSPPRTSSSSSSTTTNLLSSGQFAWGPGFGYAAVNATPETGSYTPSTMVTVASMPPTPMAFRASPDLSLEFKALGGEAEADDDEQHGLVINAGNLSANTTTGSKNAAGEKGSVLQAPAPEDYAVAATTCYGAPRSNSSEVDNVIPLEMRAAPSVLGLLRAPGSPSHWIDDVDGAHAMGSEGSAMSSADSYQSSWLNRSFTFVPAEDVVPIISAPETFTEGVVANVDDSVPLEAFEAPLQRPRRWRLDDPSDEVEDVIPL comes from the coding sequence ATGGAACCTCATCCCCCTGCTATGAACCGATCTAAAGCAGCACACACTGCGCTATTTTCTCCACATACTGTTGACTCCACCAGCCATGGCGTCCTCGTCGAGCGCCGCTCGCATCACGAGGGTGGCGGTCACGACGCCTTCCGAGAACGTGGTCAGATCGTCTCGCAGCCTGGGCCACCGTTGCAGCTCAGCACACGCCGACTGCAGGTGTTTAGCTACGTACTCGCGGAGCTCAGCAGTGCCACGACACTCCTGCCTGACTACACAAAGGCGATCCTGAATCTGTCGCGGCGGCTTGTCGGGGCGTGGCAGTCGGTGACGGCAGCCGCAGTTGCGCGGACGCGGTATGAGCACGCGCTGGTGTGGGCAGCTCACCAGTGCAAGAGCACCGAGGCCTCAGCTCTGAgggcgtcgtcgtcagcgaAGACGACGCTTGAGGGCTGTAGGGTTTTTGGAGCGACGCTGAGGCGCTCATCGCAAAGACAAGCACgagcgaaaaagaagcggAGATGCTCCGTGCCagtcaccgctgcagctgctacaTCGTCGTTGTCCCCCTCTGCTACTGCGTCACTTTTCGGCTTGGCAAGCTCTTCACACAAGCGACGCCGTCTGACCCGAGAGGCGACGCCAGCGGCTGCAAGCGTGGGCGCGACTGCGGTGGATCGAATTGTTGAGAAACCACCACCGCACTCCAACGCTCCCAGCGATGATGGCCCATTGGGCCCGCCTAACGTTGGCTCGCCGAGGTCTTCCAGTAAGCAACGACGAGCTGATGTCACAGCAACAtcgccttcaccttcacTCTCTGATCGCCGCCGTGGCGTCCGTCACGACCGCGCTGCCCACAAGCGCCACCATCAGTTTGTGCAaaggatgctgctgcagctgtggctgGATGcccaggaggcggaggacaaGGCAGGGCAGCATGTGGAGTATATTCGTGCCTTAGTCGTCAACGCCCTGTATCAACAGTATTTACAAGTCACGGTCGAGGCTAGCTACCACGACCTGGCGCTGTATCGGTGGCTCTCGCCGTTGTTGTTCTCGGCATACCGTGGCGGCCTCGAGGCGGGGGGGCAAGCGTGGTTTCGCCACGGTCGTCatctgcgccaccgcagcgcgttGGCGCACCCGGAGAGTGGGTCTCTCCAGCGTGCGCGTCAGCACCAAGCTGctgtgcaggtggtggcagaTCTGCGGCTTCTACTGCGCGTGCTGGGACGCGCTCGCATTTCGGCGAGCCCGTCCCGAGACACACGAGTGtacagcggcggtgatgatggcgacTCTGGCGTCGTCATCGCATCGCTAGCGATGGAGAACCGCAGCTCGCCCAGCTTGCCTGTGCCGCCacctaccaccaccgctcagGGCGGTGCTTGCTCAGAGGATTGTGCATCCTTCGCCACCGTTGGAGGTGTAGCTGCCGCAGTAGCAAACAGTGAGGGGAGCAACAGTGACGGTGCGTCGGCGCGATGGACTGCCTCAGCTGATGGCAGTCGGGGCTCTTCTGAGCTCAGCCCCAGCGATGGCTTCGACGACCACACGCTCGCGGTGCCGATGCCACTGCAGTCTTTCTTACAGGCCTGCTTGTCATTTGATCCTACACACTGCGCCTTCACCCTCATGTCACGATGTGTTGTGCTCGCCCAGCACGTCCGGTGCGGGGATGATGAGCAGACGGTGTCGTCCCCTGCCCCGCCGAGTGGGAAAGGGGCTCGGCAGAAAGTGCACAGTGGAGTGGGCAGAGTCGATGAAGGTGTAGCCGATGGAGTGGACGGCGAAGAACCGCCACGGGAGTACTTTGGCCTTTTTTACGTAGTCATCGCCCGCCGTGCTGTTGGTGCTTGTGCCTGCACTGCGATGTGCTTCGGCAATCACAAGTTCATATTTGTCTGCTGCCACGATACCGAGGTGCTGCTAAGAGGGGCTATGATGACTACGGAGAGCGACGAaggcgtgtgtgaggggagCGAGGcgtcgacggcagcgactgtagaggaggaagagcggcacTTCGCTCACGTGTCACCTCTATCGGCGAAGGCTACTGCTACCGCGTCCACCTCGAATGAAACGAGCGAAGGGGCTGAGAAACTTGCAGGTGACGGCGCGCGGGCGGAAttctccgcctccacttCCTCAACGCTTGCGATGACTGCAACGATCAAGGGTCGCCCAAGCCGCTTCCACCTTTCCTGTCTCCACCCTCACAGACCACGAATGGACAAGTCAACGCCGTCGTCGCGAGTACGCGGAATCAGCGCTCTCAAGGCACACGACGTACATCGGCTCAAGCGCAGTGCCAAGGGGaaccgcggcggtggcgggggcgGTCTCGTTGGCGAAGTGGGGCCGTCGCGTGgggcgccgccttcgccccACAGATCGGCACCTCCAAGCGACGTCCTACAAAGCACGCCTTCTCGACAGCCATATTCACTGACGCCACCGTTCTTCTCACCAGAGTCCGACGAGGTGACACCCACGGCGACCACCGCGGGGCGTGGGGTAACGCTAGGCATTGCAGCACTATCGTCGTCGATTGTCACAGCGAAGCTGTGGGAGCGCTCCGTAACTCGGCAGGTGCCCTCACCACATGTGAAGCGGGCACCCACGCAGGCGCTTTTGGCGACACAGGACTCTCCTTCCACTGACagcgccagtgctgctgcaccgtgcCGAGGGTATACCGCGGCTAACACAGTGCCAACATCACCCGCATCGACCCAGGGGATGGTGACTGACATCAGTAGTGTGGCCCCGGTGTCGGGTGCTTCCCTCCAGTCGCGCACCGCCGGGGAGGGCTCAACGTCAACCTGTCCGACCCTTGGGCCACTACTGCGAGAGGCGACGAGTGCCTTTCTAGAAGACGATGCTGTTGCCGATGAGGAAGGCACTGACAGTGAATATTCTTGTGCCTCTGCGCCTAATTCGCTACACAAGGGTTGCAGCCGGTATGTGGTGAACGGCAGACTTGCGACGCATTACACCGGCTCCGCAACACGTCTTATGTCGAACTCGGAGCTTTTCTCATGTCAGACTTCCTCGtccacacctctctccttttcttcttccgttGCTGACACCTTCAGTgatggtgaggaggaggaggatgcagACGCTGTTGATCGTGGCCGCCATTTGCAGCCGAATCACGGGCTCACCACCGAGCATCGAGATCGCATCCCGAAAGGCGATGATGAGGGGGGTACGGCGGAAGATGCAACGGCAGAAGACAGTGATGACGTtttcagcggcggcgggtcGCCAGTCTTTGTTGTCATGCACTCACCCCTTTGCAGCTGCGGGGTCGAGGACATGGCAAAGGAATCAGACAGGACTGCAGCGAGCGCGACTACGGCGTCCCCGTCATTCACGGCCACAACGACACCCGATTTCTTTGAGCCAAGCCACTTGCGTCAATACCAGTCCGACATGCCGCTGGGGGACAGCATAAAGGGGCTGTCTCGTCTTTTTTCTGTATCGTACGAGCCATACATGGACTTTCCTTTCCTGTACTTCGAGCAGCGCGTGCTACTGCCACCTGGGAGTGGGCACGAAAGGCGTGTGGGGGGCCGacgcagtggtggcgacggttATACCGTTGCTCATTCTCGCTCCCCCCTAGTTGGTAGTGGGCGGATGAGTCCTTCTCGGACTTCGCCGTCCGCACGGGCGGCTGAGGCGGTCGATACGCAATTTGGCGGTGCCTGCCCCCGTGCTCATGGCACCGATGtcgaagctgctgcggtaGCACATGAAGTGACTGTGACTGTTCAAGATGCTGACGTGCCGCTGATGGGAGCGGTAGCGTCTACTACACCGGATCCCGAGAGAGACGAGCAGTGCAACTTCGCACACGAAAAGCCTGCTGGTATGCCGAAGGGTACATCGTCCTGTCACCCGCAACACACGCTCTGTGCTGCTGACACGTCAGCGGTGGAGCCATCAGAGGGAGACTTGGCCTATGCTGCGGAGCTCTATGCACGGCTGCAGTTCTGGAGTCTGCGCGGGCAGGACCGAAGTGCGTACATTGATTCCTCGTGGTCGCAGCAATTAAGCCATGTGCGCCCTGAGGGGGCTGAATGGACAGCAGCATCCGCCTCTCCCAGTCTCGCTGGCAACGTGGAGGACCTGGAGGGATGGGCGGAGTTTAATGGACAGGAGCCAACGGCACCGTGGCCCAGCCACACCACGGGTGTCGATGCTCCCAGGAGAGTGCATCACGGGATGAGTCATGGAGCTCTAGGCGCCGGGGAAAGAGGCAAGCTGGCGTCAGGTGCGATATTGCAGTCGTCCCTGAACTCGTCCGTCAACACATCTGAGGCCGACGAAGTGAGTGACATTATCCGCCTTCCATTCCGCCTGCTCCACTGCACGGTTGGCACCGTTGAGTttgccgaggaggcggagcttgCAGCGCCGAGGGCGGGTGCCAGAGTGCGCAAGCGTCGACGTGCCGCGCGCGCCGAAGGGCGGCAGACAAAGCGACGGCCAACAGCGGCGGAGGACCGTGATacgacagaggaggaagaggacgaccCTTCGGGCAAAGAAGAGCCAGTATGCGCCGAGGAGCGTGAGAGATTCCCGCACCTGCCTTCCTTCATGACGGTCAATGCCCGTGGCAAAGAGTTGCTCttcgaggcgctgcgtgagtccacagaggtggtggtgtgtggcgTGCGAGAGAGCCGCGCCCACACTGGCTACCATGATGTGCTTCATCAGCGCTGCCCCTCACAGCCTTTATCAACTTCGATGCCCACCGTGCCGGAGACCAAAGCCAGTGTGTGCCCGGAGGGAGATGGGAACAGCGTAGGTTACGCCCCACGTGCttgtgcggcggcggtggcaacaAGTGGTACACCGTTGAAATCGACGTGGGTCACAGCCGTGAGCCCGTGGAcggtagctgctgctgcggtgcaggGATGCGGCTTTCGTGTTGCAACCGGCACGCTCTCCCGTGATGAGCGAAACCCCTTTGCCTTCGACACCCATCGGCAACTAGGCGCGCGCGGCATCGTCTGCTGGTCCCAGGGCAACATCTCGCACAAAGAGGAGGATGGTAACACCCCAATGGACGCTAGCGGCGACGAGACTGTGATGAGTATGGCGGCCCCAGCGGGCGACAGCGCGTCCCATGGGGTGGAAGGGGCTACCGGCGGCGCTACACACCACCGCGATCACATGTACTGCTCGGACTCTTCTCACATGCCCaagtggcggtggccgcgGCTTCCCGCTAATGATCACaagcagtggcgctgcgaaCTGCTGAAGAGCGAGTTCCGCTTGGCCCGATCAAGGTGTCTTGactgcctcctcgtcgaCCACACCCATGGCCGCCCTATCGCCGCGATTACACTGGCTCCTCGCTCGTGGACGCAGACATCATTTGGCTCAGCCTTGGACGCCGCCTACAACGATGACTGCGACGGGATCGGCGAGAAGACGCTGCCGAGGAGATGCGCAGGGCGTCGTCGTGCTGACACCAAGGCTACTGACGTGCCGTCTCCGCAGgacgtggtgcagcgcaccACCTATGTCGTGATTGGCTTTACTCACTACGTCGCCCCGCTGTGGCGGCACctgcgagaggagaaggcggtgctggtggacATGGACCGCACCCTCATCGACAACGCCATCACGGTGCGCTCGGCTGCAGAGCGTCAGCGTCACCTCCGTCATGTGCATCGCGTCGTGGAAGCCGCTGATGGCGTAGCTGGGGCTGCAAACCCATGCGTGCTCTGGCGCCGGcccacggcagcgacgtcgtcgGCACTCTTCGCTGACGCGCCGTTCCGAGTTGGACGCAACGATGCGCCACAACTCACGGCAGAGGAACTTGCCGAGTCCATGGCGAGGGGGGTGGATGAACAGCAGGAGAGCGTCTTGTaccgtagcagcagcagaggacatcaccaccaccaccgctctttttcttcttcaaaCCAACTCACCGAAACTGTTGAGGACAACGGTGTACTGCGGCCGACCATACGACACAGGCCACTACACAGCCGCCAGTCAGCGCCGTCTCACACACCTGCTACAGCAGGCAACACCTCAGCCTTTTCCAGTGGCGGCTTGCTGCATTGCTTCATGCGCCGCACCGcatcgcagcggcagagccTCGGCATCGTACACTACGAAGAATGCGGCGCTATCAAGTATGATGCTGGCTCCCTGCCGGCATCAGACCTGGGCTTGGGGGCCGACTCGTCGTTCAAGAGCGGTCCCAATCACAGCCGCCGAACGTGTGAGAGCGACGATGCCGAAAGTGTGTCATCTGCGTCGAGCACCGATGCGGATGCTCTCAGATTGAGCTATGAGAAATCTGCCGCTACCTCTGCCACTACCGCAGCTCCgactgcggctgcgacgcCACCGACACGCTACTTCTTTGATGTTGTGTACGTCCGCCCCGGTGTTCGCCAATTTCTCTACCGCGCTGCCACCCAGTGGAACATtccggtggtgctggtgacGAAGTCATCTCGGAGTCGCACGGAGGCCATTCTGCGCCAGGTGCTTGATCCACACCGAGTGCTCTTCCCCGACATGCGATCGAGCGTGGTGACGGCAGATGAGATGCTGCACTGGTGTGATGGCGAGGCAGTGTGCCATGATGCCGCTGACAGGGGCAAGGAGGCGTGTAGGGAGGCGGACGTCGGCTTTGGGGATCCCGTAGGAAGACTGGCGGTGCACCAAAGCAGCTCGGCAGCATCACGTAGTCCCGATGCAGCTAAGGCGTACTTCGCCCCACCGCACACAACGGAGGCAATAAGCACAGCTGAGCGCATTGCACGGAGCCGCAAAGGTGCCCTGCGCGTTGTGCAGTTTGTTTTGGATGCCGTCGCGATGACGGCGGCCCGTCACGCGTGGCGCGCTCCGGCGTGGTGCGACTGGCCAAACCGCCTGCCGAagccgcgcagcatcgcTGTGCTGGACGACGCACCACAGGTATGGGAAGAATCGGACTGGAGGTGCACGGTGCACGTGGCCCCCTACACACTCTCCCGCGTCGACCCGCGAGCGTACTTTAGCCGTCGCGGCTACGCCACTTCCCTCGTGCTCTCCTGCTTGTACGGGTCGAAGTGTTTGGTGTGCGGTGAGGGTGTGCTGCGTCTGCCAGAGCGGCAAGGGACTGAGACCGAAACATCCTTGTCCTCTCCTCACAGCCCCTCGACCTCTCTGAGCGGGCCTGAGAGTCGTGAACTCAGGGCGTACCGCTGGCCACAttgcgtatgtgtgtgcccgCCAGACCATCTTCGTGACATCGCCCGCACGGAGGAGGGTGTGCCGGTCGGCTACACTAGCACGAGCTacggcgccgccactgcttcAGATCTGTCTGCGAGCGCAAGAGCGATACTAAGGGCGCTTCTCTGGCGCATGTCAGGCAAGGCTGCGGTGTGCAGCTCCCAGAAGCCACTATTGTTGCCGTCCATCGAGGACTCTGTGACTACAGAGCAAGCGAGAGGTGGTGAGGGTCACGTTGGGGCACGGTACCGCGgctaccgccgccgacgTCGGCACCGGTCCCGCGCCGACGATCTGGACGCAACTATGGCGCCCGTCAGCGAAGAGGGGGCTATAACTGTCTCCGCTACTGCGGACCGCGAGGCCCGGCGGAAGATGGCCGGCCCTGCCACGGTGGCACGGACTGCTGCATCGAGACACGTCGGAATGAGTACGCGGCCACGACACTTCGACACCTTCGACACTGAAGGCATCACGTCCCctccgtcctcctcgctttcAGTGTTTTCCAGTGCGTCAAGTCACACCTTCGCGTCTGCATCGACCTCAGAACGCTCATCTCTGACATCATTATCATCGTCACCGCCTCGCACGagctcgtcgtcgtcgtccactACCACCAACTTATTGTCCTCCGGGCAATTCGCATGGGGCCCTGGCTTTGGCTATGCGGCAGTGAACGCAACCCCCGAGACTGGCAGCTACACGCCGAGTACCATGGTCACGGTAGCGTCGATGCCGCCCACTCCGATGGCCTTCCGTGCCTCCCCCGACCTGTCGCTTGAGTTCAAGGCGCTAGGCGGCGAGGCCGAGGCAGACGATGACGAGCAGCACGGACTGGTAATCAACGCGGGCAACTTATCTGCCAACACTACAACTGGTAGTAAGAATGCagcaggggagaaggggtcAGTCTTGCAGGCTCCCGCACCAGAGGACTACGCTGTtgcggccaccacctgctATGGAGCTCCTCGTTCGAACTCGTCTGAAGTAGATAATGTAATTCCGTTGGAGATGCGCGCGGCACCGTCCGTGCTGGGGCTTCTTCGCGCTCCAGGTAGTCCCAGTCATTGGATTGATGATGTAGATGGGGCACATGCAATGGGGTCAGAAGGCTCGGCCATGTCGTCTGCTGACTCTTATCAGTCCTCTTGGCTGAACCGTAGCTTCACGTTTGTGCCCGCGGAGGATGTCGTGCCCATCATCTCTGCACCGGAGACGTTTAccgagggggtggtggctaATGTCGACGACTCAGTGCCGCTGGAGGCGTTCGAGGCACCGCTACAGCGaccgcggcgctggcgcctcGATGACCCGAgtgacgaggtggaggatgTCATCCCTCTATGA
- a CDS encoding hypothetical protein (TriTrypDB/GeneDB-style sysID: LpmP.23.1070), translating to MFSPSVLLRSRIPDTGHHTTATFKWATYTFWYFLDPALRRHHWYYRRKVQLDRFLERNSIATNSLIGVIFGVTVYFSVICGALLPPAVGAKEHSMKENAREVLNLMECDTSKELPAYQLMRVKREIIGKLHAVADEAEVRRQREEAEKLSELLKSLS from the coding sequence ATGTTCTCGCcatctgtgctgctgcggtcccGCATCCCGGACACTGgccaccacaccaccgccactttCAAGTGGGCCACTTACACTTTCTGGTACTTCCTAGATCCCGCCCTGCGCCGTCATCACTGGTACTATCGACGTAAGGTACAGCTGGACCGCTTTCTGGAGAGGAACAGCATTGCGACAAACTCGTTGATTGGCGTGATTTTCGGAGTCACAGTGTACTTTAGCGTTATCTGTGGtgccctgctgccgccagcggTGGGGGCGAAGGAGCACTCAATGAAGGAAAACGCGCGCGAGGTGCTCAACTTGATGGAGTGCGACACGTCCAAGGAGCTGCCGGCGTATCAGCTCATGCGCGTGAAGCGAGAGATCATCGGCAAGCTACACGCCGTCGCGGACGAGGCCGAGGTGCGGCGCCAACGCGAAGAGGCGGAAAAGCTCAGTGAGCTGCTCAAGAGCCTATCTTGA
- the LAP gene encoding cytosolic leucyl aminopeptidase (TriTrypDB/GeneDB-style sysID: LpmP.23.1080), with protein sequence MGARCTVRDYRLAVTAAVRKAKMCRAAWVSLHPPKQDIFTMTDPYHPPQRLQSQEVVEKTATFAVTGAYQYDRLKSSILAAADGSEKRSTRARRVESQANPASTPQPPMELLVASSNAQAVRTGEVIGHCVNDARNLGNLREDEGVPEFYVEWAKKYIIPEGIKVRKVLRGQQLEEAGLHLMYNVGRGSRYEPYLMVLEYVGNGRSSATTALVGKGVTFDCGGLNVKPYTSMETMHTDMMGAATALSTLKAIAKLQLPINVVAAVGLVENAIGPDSYHPSSIITSLKGLTVEVLNTDAEGRLVLADVLTYVQKYAPLEKKPTRIIDLATLTGAVVVSLGSRRAGLFSPSMTLANSLMSTGTRCGEELWPMPIGDEHKDMMKGGIADLINTAPGRQAGSCTAAAFLASFVEPEVQWAHLDIAGVADVGDKPKGYEPAGVTGFGVQLLVDFLRHHKP encoded by the coding sequence ATGGGGGCTCGATGCACAGTGCGGGATTACCGCCTCGCGGTCACAGCTGCCGTGCGCAAAGCTAAGATGTGCAGAGCCGCGTGGGTGTCGCTACACCCACCGAAGCAGGATATCTTCACCATGACGGACCCGTACCACCcgccgcagcgactgcagagCCAGGAAGTGGTGGAGAAAACTGCCACCTTTGCCGTGACAGGGGCATACCAGTACGACCGCCTGAAATCGAGCATCCTTGCCGCCGCGGATGGTTcagagaagcgcagcacTCGCGCGAGACGAGTGGAATCGCAGGCTAATCCCGCCAGCACTCCACAGCCGCCAATGGAGCTTCTGGTGGCGTCGAGCAATGCCCAGGCGGTGCGCACCGGCGAAGTGATTGGACATTGCGTCAACGACGCTCGCAACCTCGGCAATCTGCGCGAGGACGAAGGCGTGCCGGAGTTCTACGTGGAGTGGGCGAAGAAGTACATAATACCAGAGGGCATCAAGGTACGCAAGGTGCTGCGCGGAcagcagctcgaggaggCAGGCTTGCACCTCATGTACAACGTCGGCCGTGGCTCCCGCTATGAGCCGTACTTGATGGTGCTGGAGTACGTCGGCAACGGCCGCTCAAGCGCGACGACGGCCCTCGTTGGCAAGGGTGTAACGTTCGACTGCGGCGGTCTGAACGTCAAGCCCTATACTTCGATGGAGACGATGCACACCGATATGATGGGGGCGGCCACTGCGCTCTCCACACTCAAGGCAATCGCGAAGCTGCAGTTGCCGATCAACGTTGTGGCTGCAGTGGGACTCGTGGAGAACGCGATCGGGCCCGACAGCTACCATCCCTCTTCCATTATTACTAGCCTCAAGGGGCTCACAGTGGAGGTGCTCAACACGGACGCTGAGGGCCGCTTGGTACTTGCCGATGTGCTGACGTACGTGCAAAAGTACGcgccgctggagaagaagcctACCCGCATTATCGACCTTGCCACGCTCACTGGTGCCGTTGTTGTCAGTCTCGGTTCCCGCCGCGCCGGgttgttctctccctccatgACGCTGGCGAATTCACTCATGTCCACCGGCACTCGGTGCGGGGAGGAGCTGTGGCCGATGCCCATTGGTGACGAGCACAAGGACATGATGAAGGGCGGCATTGCCGACTTGATCAACACTGCTCCCGGGCGGCAGGCCGGCTCCTgtaccgccgccgcgttcCTCGCCAGCTTTGTAGAGCCGGAGGTGCAGTGGGCGCACCTCGATATTGCCGGCGTGGCGGATGTCGGGGACAAGCCCAAGGGCTACGAGCCAGCTGGTGTGACCGGCTTCGGTGTGCAGCTTCTGGTTGACTTCCTGCGCCACCACAAGCCGTAA